One genomic segment of Mycolicibacterium psychrotolerans includes these proteins:
- a CDS encoding SDR family oxidoreductase, which translates to MSLAGKTMFISGASRGIGLAIAKRVAADGANIALVAKTTEPHPKLPGTIYTAAKEIEEVGGQALPIVGDVRDGDSVAAAVAAAVEQFGGIDMCVNNASAINLGSIEDVPLKRFDLMNGIQVRGTYAVSQACIPHMKGRENPHILTLSPPVLLEPKWLKPTPYMMAKFGMTLCALGIAEEMKEAGIASNTLWPRTMVATAAVQNLLGGEESMKRSRKPEVYSDAAYAILTKPSSYTGNTLLCEDVLLESGVTDLSVYDCVPGSDLGVDFWVESANPPGYTHP; encoded by the coding sequence ATGTCACTCGCGGGAAAAACGATGTTCATCTCCGGAGCCAGCCGCGGTATCGGCCTGGCGATCGCCAAACGGGTCGCCGCCGACGGCGCCAACATCGCACTGGTCGCCAAGACCACCGAGCCGCATCCGAAGCTGCCTGGCACCATCTACACCGCGGCCAAGGAGATCGAGGAGGTCGGCGGTCAGGCGTTGCCGATCGTCGGGGATGTGCGCGACGGGGACTCGGTGGCTGCGGCCGTCGCCGCCGCGGTCGAGCAGTTCGGCGGCATCGACATGTGCGTCAACAACGCCTCGGCGATCAACCTCGGTTCCATCGAGGACGTGCCGCTCAAGCGCTTCGACCTGATGAACGGCATCCAGGTGCGCGGCACCTACGCGGTGTCGCAGGCCTGCATCCCGCACATGAAAGGCCGGGAGAATCCGCACATCTTGACGCTCTCCCCGCCGGTGCTGTTGGAGCCCAAGTGGCTCAAGCCGACGCCGTACATGATGGCGAAGTTCGGGATGACGTTGTGCGCGTTGGGTATTGCAGAGGAGATGAAGGAGGCCGGCATCGCCTCCAACACGTTGTGGCCGCGCACGATGGTGGCCACGGCCGCGGTGCAGAACCTGCTCGGCGGCGAGGAGTCGATGAAGCGCTCCCGCAAGCCCGAGGTGTACTCCGATGCGGCGTACGCGATCCTGACCAAGCCGTCGAGCTACACGGGCAACACGCTGCTGTGCGAGGACGTGCTGCTGGAGTCCGGCGTCACGGACCTGTCGGTGTACGACTGCGTGCCCGGCTCGGACCTCGGCGTGGACTTCTGGGTGGAGTCCGCCAACCCGCCCGGCTACACACACCCCTGA